One window of Oscillibacter hominis genomic DNA carries:
- a CDS encoding ABC transporter ATP-binding protein, with protein sequence MSNQSKGIKRILSFAGRYRGLLTFARCLSGISALFIIGPFICVYFAARELIAVFLGDQLNGQALLNWGLFALGLELVGVVLYFLALLSSHIVAFHIQKNLQMAALRHLAHMPIGYFNANPSGKLRKIIDENSFQTETFIAHQLPDLTGAQVTLIAGVCFMIIFDWRIGVPLIILYGMAFYLQSSLMGKNSAEFMRIYQDAQETMNHEAVEYIRGIAVVKVFGQTVKSFAKFHNAIETYKKYALAYTMSCKKGMVAFNAIVNSSFLVLVPIGFLVGFTTPTLRDFIQSFLFYVIFSPACAVMLNKIMYMTSYKMQAEESMRRIDMILTSKQQPEPAIPQYPDTYEVAFEDVTFAYDNTDHPAVSHLTFMAKAGAITALVGHSGSGKSTAASLIPRFYDVQDGAVKIGGVDIREIPQGDLMKMVAFVFQDPKLFKDSLLENIRAGRPSATREEVLKAAHLAQCDDILKKLPNGIDTIIGSQGIYLSGGETQRISIARAILKDAPIVVLDEATAYADPENEHQIQKAFDGLIKNKTVIMVAHRLSTVQDADQILVMKNGAIAESGTHSDLIKHQGEYAKMWDNYNKTVQWHIES encoded by the coding sequence GTGAGCAATCAATCAAAAGGAATTAAGCGGATTCTCAGTTTTGCCGGCAGATACAGGGGCCTCTTGACTTTTGCCCGTTGCCTTTCCGGCATCAGTGCGTTGTTTATTATAGGCCCTTTTATCTGTGTATATTTTGCGGCAAGAGAACTTATCGCTGTATTTTTAGGCGATCAATTGAATGGCCAAGCATTATTGAATTGGGGCCTTTTTGCATTAGGATTAGAACTCGTGGGAGTAGTACTCTACTTTTTGGCTTTGCTATCTTCTCATATCGTTGCGTTCCATATTCAAAAAAACCTGCAGATGGCAGCATTAAGGCACCTTGCTCATATGCCAATTGGCTATTTTAATGCCAATCCAAGCGGAAAATTGCGTAAAATAATTGATGAAAACAGTTTTCAAACGGAGACCTTTATTGCACATCAGTTGCCAGATTTAACAGGCGCCCAAGTAACCCTGATTGCTGGTGTTTGCTTTATGATCATTTTTGACTGGCGTATTGGAGTTCCACTTATTATCTTATATGGAATGGCCTTTTATCTGCAAAGCTCTCTCATGGGAAAGAATAGTGCTGAGTTTATGAGAATTTATCAAGACGCTCAAGAAACAATGAACCATGAGGCTGTTGAATATATTAGAGGAATCGCCGTTGTCAAGGTGTTCGGACAAACTGTAAAGTCGTTCGCCAAATTTCATAATGCGATAGAGACCTATAAAAAGTACGCACTTGCTTATACTATGTCTTGCAAGAAAGGCATGGTTGCATTTAATGCTATCGTAAACTCATCCTTTTTAGTGCTGGTTCCGATTGGCTTTCTAGTTGGATTTACGACCCCGACACTCAGAGATTTTATTCAAAGTTTTCTGTTTTACGTGATTTTCTCTCCGGCATGCGCAGTGATGCTTAATAAAATTATGTATATGACTAGTTATAAAATGCAGGCAGAGGAGTCTATGCGTAGAATCGATATGATTTTAACTTCTAAACAGCAACCAGAACCAGCGATCCCCCAATATCCTGATACATATGAGGTCGCTTTTGAAGATGTGACATTTGCATATGATAATACCGATCACCCCGCAGTTTCACATCTCACTTTTATGGCAAAAGCAGGAGCAATAACGGCCCTTGTGGGACACTCCGGGTCAGGTAAAAGCACAGCGGCCAGTCTGATCCCTCGGTTCTATGACGTGCAGGATGGCGCAGTAAAAATTGGCGGCGTTGACATCAGGGAAATCCCACAGGGTGATTTAATGAAAATGGTGGCATTTGTGTTCCAAGACCCCAAGTTGTTTAAGGATAGCCTATTAGAAAACATAAGAGCCGGAAGACCATCGGCAACCCGTGAGGAAGTTCTAAAGGCAGCTCATCTGGCGCAGTGCGACGACATACTGAAAAAGCTTCCAAACGGAATAGATACAATTATTGGAAGTCAAGGTATATACCTGTCCGGGGGCGAAACACAGCGCATTTCTATTGCCCGCGCTATTTTAAAAGATGCTCCTATTGTAGTTTTAGATGAGGCGACAGCATATGCTGACCCCGAAAATGAGCATCAAATCCAGAAGGCCTTTGATGGACTTATAAAGAATAAAACGGTTATTATGGTTGCACATCGGCTTTCGACTGTCCAGGATGCAGACCAAATATTGGTGATGAAAAACGGTGCGATAGCGGAAAGCGGAACACATTCTGATTTGATAAAGCATCAGGGCGAGTATGCTAAAATGTGGGACAATTATAACAAAACGGTGCAGTGGCATATAGAAAGTTGA
- a CDS encoding nickel ABC transporter substrate-binding protein produces the protein MKFKRLATILMAAAMMVSLVACTGDNGENSETPVTSGNDVVEETETNHITLAESWGFENFYTIMTPDVSASNFGITYYLSNFYDVLVEYQDGEYVGGLAEDWTISEDGTVYTFNLRHDVKFSDGSDLTAEDVAKSLLAVPINLGQYNGTYGRLSTIIEDAVVVDDYTVEMHLTQPYYNALRELCLANPFGIVSSEQLNDDLTKKDTFETATYGTGPYMYAGDNDGQTWNFESNPYYWGERPDVESFSIKSIPDNDAKILALKNGEIDFVAGITNVSNESFVEMQNTEGFGAKVDDKSFRTGYIGYNLSSSMFGDEVVRQAITLALDKDAISESIYGGLYEKADTFFPKTLPYCDVEQTVYSYDIDRANQLLDEAGYIDTDGDGIREKDGEKLSSPFQYQAGSASDDNLVVYICDQLGKIGIELTPQSAQMMDWYAMITTGEYGLTLFKTQGGFYDPGNTIGNIDPSMAMDPIISQVAAYLPGGADLITELESTTDEERIQEIYGIILTTMADQCLTTPLVYPHQLAVYSDKIANYDFPPDANFTAVQNITLK, from the coding sequence ATGAAATTCAAAAGACTTGCAACGATTCTTATGGCTGCGGCCATGATGGTTTCGTTGGTTGCCTGTACAGGCGACAATGGCGAAAACTCAGAAACGCCTGTTACTTCGGGCAATGATGTTGTGGAGGAAACGGAAACCAACCACATCACTTTGGCCGAAAGTTGGGGATTTGAAAATTTCTATACAATTATGACGCCCGATGTATCGGCAAGCAACTTCGGTATCACATATTATCTTAGCAATTTCTACGATGTGCTTGTAGAATATCAAGATGGAGAATACGTTGGTGGTCTGGCCGAGGATTGGACAATTAGCGAAGATGGAACGGTCTACACATTCAATCTACGGCATGATGTGAAATTTTCTGATGGTAGCGATCTGACTGCGGAAGATGTTGCCAAATCGCTTTTGGCCGTTCCCATCAATTTGGGGCAATACAATGGAACCTATGGCCGCCTGTCTACAATTATTGAAGATGCAGTGGTCGTTGATGACTATACTGTTGAAATGCATCTGACGCAACCTTATTATAATGCGCTGCGGGAGCTGTGTTTGGCGAATCCATTCGGAATCGTATCGAGTGAACAACTTAATGATGATTTAACGAAAAAGGATACTTTTGAAACTGCAACCTATGGTACAGGTCCCTATATGTATGCTGGAGATAATGACGGGCAGACCTGGAATTTCGAGAGCAATCCCTACTATTGGGGTGAAAGACCTGATGTTGAGAGTTTTTCTATCAAGAGCATTCCTGACAATGATGCTAAAATTCTCGCATTGAAAAACGGGGAGATTGATTTTGTCGCAGGAATCACGAACGTCTCCAACGAAAGTTTTGTGGAAATGCAAAACACTGAGGGATTTGGCGCCAAGGTTGACGACAAATCTTTCCGCACCGGATATATTGGTTACAATTTAAGTAGCTCTATGTTCGGTGATGAAGTTGTTCGCCAAGCCATTACATTGGCCTTAGACAAAGATGCAATTTCTGAGAGCATTTATGGCGGCCTGTATGAAAAAGCAGATACATTCTTCCCGAAGACCCTACCCTATTGTGATGTAGAGCAAACCGTATACTCTTATGATATAGACAGGGCAAACCAATTGCTTGATGAAGCAGGATACATTGATACGGATGGCGATGGCATCCGTGAAAAGGACGGTGAGAAACTATCCTCTCCGTTCCAGTACCAAGCAGGCTCCGCTTCTGATGATAACTTGGTTGTTTATATCTGCGACCAGTTAGGGAAAATCGGAATCGAACTTACACCGCAGTCTGCACAAATGATGGACTGGTATGCAATGATTACAACTGGAGAGTACGGCCTTACCTTATTTAAAACACAAGGCGGTTTCTATGATCCGGGCAATACGATCGGTAATATCGATCCCAGCATGGCCATGGACCCAATTATCTCCCAGGTCGCTGCATACTTGCCGGGCGGTGCCGATCTGATTACAGAATTGGAATCTACTACTGACGAGGAACGAATCCAAGAGATTTATGGAATTATTTTGACTACGATGGCGGATCAGTGCCTTACTACACCTCTGGTGTATCCTCACCAACTTGCAGTATATAGTGATAAGATTGCAAACTACGATTTTCCGCCTGATGCAAACTTTACTGCTGTACAAAATATCACATTAAAGTGA
- a CDS encoding ABC transporter ATP-binding protein, protein MIEAKDVSCTFARNPFSKEGFMAVSPVSIQFIDGERYAIVGESGSGKTTLARMIAGLQRPTTGNIYVDGMPVYGKHKVHTNYFKEVQIIQQDSSSALDPKMSVGRSIEEPLLCFFHLDKGERKKRCHDLMDLCNLPVEYYSRLPAELSGGEQKRVAIARALAAEPKCLIFDEATNGFDLPLRKKIIEEIVDLQRKLAFTLIFITHDMELAVVIADVILVMRNSTLIEQVEFSGDISVFTSEYSKTLLYASGITDT, encoded by the coding sequence ATGATTGAGGCGAAAGATGTAAGTTGCACTTTTGCCCGCAATCCGTTTTCCAAAGAGGGATTCATGGCGGTTTCCCCAGTTTCAATCCAATTCATTGATGGTGAACGGTATGCCATCGTTGGTGAGTCAGGGTCAGGTAAGACAACACTCGCCAGAATGATTGCGGGCCTCCAGCGTCCTACGACGGGGAATATCTATGTCGATGGGATGCCTGTTTACGGTAAACACAAGGTTCATACAAATTACTTCAAGGAAGTCCAAATTATTCAACAGGACTCTTCATCTGCATTAGATCCTAAAATGTCCGTGGGTAGATCAATCGAAGAACCTCTTTTGTGTTTTTTTCATTTAGACAAAGGAGAACGCAAAAAAAGGTGTCATGATCTGATGGATTTATGTAATTTGCCTGTTGAATACTACTCGCGTCTTCCCGCAGAATTATCTGGGGGCGAGCAAAAACGAGTCGCTATTGCAAGGGCCTTGGCAGCAGAACCTAAGTGTCTAATTTTTGATGAGGCAACAAATGGCTTTGACCTTCCTTTACGCAAGAAGATCATTGAAGAAATTGTTGACTTGCAGAGGAAACTCGCATTTACCCTTATATTTATTACACATGATATGGAGTTAGCCGTCGTTATTGCTGACGTAATTTTGGTTATGAGAAATTCCACCTTGATTGAACAGGTTGAATTTTCTGGAGATATATCAGTATTTACAAGCGAATACAGCAAGACGCTTTTATATGCGAGTGGAATTACTGATACATAA
- a CDS encoding ABC transporter ATP-binding protein yields MFLDVRDLTITLKTGEEIAKDISFSIDGGEMLSIVGSSGAGKTTVCKAVMGLLSSNYSISGEVLYRGENLLHCSKKRLQAIYGKEICYIMQNPMTAFNPSLRIGRQLEKTCYLHNPQISRQELQLLVSNTLQQLGLDDLKRILKSYPDALSGGMLQRIMIAAALINQPTILVADEATTAIDACNRIELMQLLRQLCSGGMAILFVTHDLRAASMADRILIMNDGQLVEAGTTEQIFNEPKEEYTKYLLSACTLERR; encoded by the coding sequence GTGTTTCTTGACGTCAGAGATCTCACTATTACTCTCAAAACGGGTGAAGAAATTGCAAAGGATATTTCTTTTTCAATAGATGGAGGAGAAATGTTGTCCATTGTGGGCAGCTCTGGGGCAGGAAAAACGACGGTATGCAAGGCCGTTATGGGCTTACTTAGTTCTAATTATTCCATTTCAGGTGAGGTGCTTTATAGGGGGGAAAACTTGCTGCACTGTTCAAAGAAACGATTGCAGGCAATCTACGGTAAAGAAATATGCTATATTATGCAAAACCCCATGACAGCATTTAATCCATCGCTGCGTATTGGAAGGCAATTAGAAAAAACATGTTACTTACATAACCCCCAAATATCGCGGCAGGAATTACAACTATTAGTGAGCAACACACTACAACAGTTGGGCCTTGATGATTTGAAACGGATACTGAAGAGTTACCCTGATGCCCTTTCAGGTGGGATGTTGCAGCGGATTATGATTGCAGCAGCACTAATCAATCAGCCTACTATATTGGTTGCTGATGAAGCGACTACAGCAATAGATGCCTGTAACCGAATTGAATTGATGCAATTACTTAGGCAGTTATGCAGTGGCGGCATGGCGATCTTATTTGTTACACATGATTTAAGAGCGGCGTCAATGGCGGATCGAATTTTAATAATGAATGATGGCCAGTTGGTCGAGGCAGGGACAACAGAGCAGATATTCAATGAACCTAAAGAAGAATATACAAAATATCTGCTTAGTGCTTGTACGTTGGAAAGGCGGTGA
- a CDS encoding ABC transporter permease codes for MRKHPQIVIGVLLIALFICIAITAPLLAPNDPNATNLALKNAPPSAEYPLGCDQMGRCELSRLIYGARYSLSLTVPVLIVLAAIALFIGCYTSYKGGLIDEVIRLLCDIFMAFPLLVIAMSLVSVINNSVASIITAIGISMSAWFLRMARSYAKTECGKGYVESARVSGASAMRIVLHHIIPNVLPQFVVYFTTGIASAILSVSSFAFLGVGLIAGTPEWGAMLNDARNSIYTNPALIVYPGICLIICCAGFNLLGEGIRDFIGKEDQISVS; via the coding sequence ATGAGGAAACATCCACAAATTGTCATTGGTGTTTTGCTTATTGCGTTATTTATTTGTATTGCGATAACTGCACCCCTCCTTGCCCCAAATGACCCAAATGCAACAAACCTTGCACTAAAAAATGCCCCGCCATCAGCCGAGTATCCTCTTGGATGCGATCAAATGGGGCGGTGTGAACTTTCGCGCTTAATTTACGGAGCGCGATATTCACTAAGCCTTACGGTGCCTGTGCTGATAGTACTAGCAGCGATTGCATTGTTTATTGGATGCTACACTTCTTATAAAGGTGGCCTAATAGATGAGGTCATCCGATTGTTGTGCGATATATTTATGGCATTTCCGCTTTTAGTAATAGCAATGTCATTAGTGTCAGTTATTAACAATTCTGTTGCGAGCATTATCACTGCAATTGGTATTTCTATGTCTGCGTGGTTCTTACGCATGGCGCGTTCTTATGCAAAGACCGAGTGTGGAAAGGGGTATGTAGAATCCGCAAGAGTATCTGGTGCATCTGCAATGCGGATCGTACTTCACCACATTATCCCGAATGTATTGCCACAGTTTGTTGTCTATTTTACCACGGGAATAGCATCAGCAATTCTATCGGTATCAAGTTTTGCATTTTTGGGTGTGGGCCTTATTGCTGGTACTCCGGAGTGGGGAGCCATGCTTAATGACGCTCGAAACAGCATTTATACAAATCCCGCCCTAATTGTTTATCCCGGCATATGCCTCATTATCTGTTGTGCGGGCTTTAATTTATTAGGTGAAGGTATTCGGGATTTTATTGGCAAGGAGGACCAGATCAGTGTTTCTTGA
- a CDS encoding ABC transporter permease gives MGISARIVKRIITLLIVTLGVVTLSFCLQIFTGTDPAEMLVRKTTLFATEEQIQAMRVELGLDGTLSEQYADYIKGLLTGDLGISITNRKPVIDNIRNALPVTCMLVIMSMLWVAILTVLISAFSVIWKDKAFDHATRVICIIGICVPSFWLALILLIAFAVEIPIFSVISDGSIKSLILPSISIAIPIACISIRVLRAAVINELKSDYVTYAKARGFSTSKIVYGEVLRNAFPSAITLFAQYCASVFGTSALIETVFSIQGLGYYLTEACESMDVYGISGVVLICAILFVLFNTAADIFSGIICPAYRRKRV, from the coding sequence ATGGGGATCAGTGCGCGAATTGTAAAACGTATTATAACCTTGCTAATTGTGACTTTGGGAGTCGTTACTCTCAGTTTTTGCTTGCAGATATTTACCGGTACAGATCCGGCAGAAATGCTTGTAAGAAAGACTACATTGTTCGCAACAGAAGAGCAAATCCAAGCAATGAGAGTTGAACTTGGCCTGGATGGTACACTCTCTGAGCAATATGCAGATTATATAAAAGGACTACTTACCGGGGACTTGGGTATTTCAATTACCAATCGAAAGCCTGTCATTGATAATATTAGAAATGCCCTTCCTGTTACATGTATGTTAGTTATTATGTCTATGCTCTGGGTTGCTATTTTAACCGTTTTAATATCAGCGTTTTCTGTCATATGGAAAGACAAAGCATTTGACCATGCAACAAGAGTTATCTGCATAATTGGTATATGTGTTCCGAGTTTTTGGCTGGCACTCATTCTGCTAATTGCTTTTGCAGTTGAGATTCCGATATTTAGTGTGATTTCAGACGGGAGTATTAAATCCCTTATATTGCCATCTATTTCTATTGCCATTCCAATTGCTTGTATTTCTATCAGAGTTTTGCGCGCTGCTGTAATAAACGAATTAAAAAGTGACTATGTTACTTACGCTAAAGCGAGGGGGTTTTCCACATCTAAAATTGTATACGGCGAGGTCCTGAGGAACGCATTTCCATCGGCCATAACACTTTTCGCACAATATTGCGCATCAGTTTTTGGAACCTCTGCACTGATAGAAACTGTCTTTTCCATTCAGGGTCTTGGATACTATTTAACTGAAGCGTGCGAAAGTATGGATGTATATGGAATATCGGGTGTGGTACTTATTTGCGCAATCCTATTTGTTCTTTTTAATACTGCAGCAGACATCTTCTCGGGCATTATTTGCCCTGCGTATAGGAGGAAACGTGTATGA
- a CDS encoding helix-turn-helix domain-containing protein: MADVVDIPEFRAFYYTDDTPRQFYTLRRYEDESGSGKMHCYNIAPGIQLSFNDLNLSSCYQPLNVQKDFLEINYCLEGGHEVEMVGGGITFLGEKDLSISGLYHDKRVIVNSRIPFNKYKGITILLELETAQTTLDNEFSKWHIDLQKIRTTLCPEGRVLLIKSKQKIDHIFAEILSVENQIRLPYYWLKILEILLLLSQLDNSYVEPPQQFTEKVSRRTQQVYQYIIENPFTQKNISEIAEIYGVSESSMKRCFKSISGASLGTFMKRKRMEAAAELLRSEPTLSVGEIASLAGYENQGKFSGAFKSVYEMTPIAYRLKYS, encoded by the coding sequence ATGGCTGATGTTGTTGATATTCCGGAATTCAGAGCATTTTATTATACAGATGATACGCCCCGCCAGTTTTATACCCTCCGGCGATACGAGGATGAGAGCGGGTCTGGGAAAATGCACTGTTATAATATTGCGCCAGGTATTCAACTGTCTTTTAATGATCTAAATCTAAGTTCTTGCTATCAGCCACTAAATGTCCAAAAAGATTTTTTAGAAATAAATTATTGCCTTGAGGGCGGACACGAAGTTGAAATGGTCGGAGGCGGAATTACCTTCTTGGGTGAAAAGGATTTAAGTATATCTGGCCTATACCATGATAAACGGGTTATTGTCAATTCAAGAATCCCTTTCAATAAATATAAAGGTATAACCATTCTCTTGGAGCTAGAAACAGCCCAGACGACTCTCGACAATGAATTCTCTAAGTGGCATATAGACTTGCAAAAAATCCGCACAACTCTATGTCCGGAAGGACGTGTTCTTTTAATAAAATCCAAACAAAAAATCGACCATATTTTTGCAGAGATCTTGAGCGTTGAGAACCAGATAAGATTGCCGTATTACTGGCTGAAAATCCTGGAAATCTTACTTTTATTAAGCCAACTGGATAACAGTTATGTGGAGCCGCCCCAACAGTTTACGGAGAAAGTATCCCGGCGGACTCAACAGGTCTATCAGTATATTATTGAAAATCCTTTTACACAAAAAAATATTTCTGAGATAGCAGAGATTTATGGGGTTTCGGAATCAAGTATGAAACGCTGCTTTAAGTCAATTTCCGGTGCTTCTCTAGGCACGTTTATGAAAAGGAAACGGATGGAGGCTGCTGCGGAATTACTTAGGTCAGAGCCGACATTGAGTGTGGGTGAAATTGCCAGTCTTGCAGGGTATGAAAATCAAGGAAAGTTTTCTGGGGCATTCAAATCAGTATACGAAATGACTCCTATCGCATATCGTTTGAAATACTCGTGA
- a CDS encoding single-stranded DNA-binding protein, with translation MTNSKNQVELWGVPESSPVLSHENHGQTFYQFPLLVPRLSGQTDRLPVLLPMSLRDQVQADAPLRLSGQLRSFNNKSGQGNRLVITVFAQSISPGDEETRNEIQLTGVICKAPVLRRTPLGRNICDIMLAVGRHYGRADYLPVITWGQLALRAGAMQVGDPLALEGRVQSRTYTKLIDGVPQERIAYEVSVMHLLDPEEEEPLEP, from the coding sequence ATGACAAACAGTAAAAACCAGGTGGAGCTGTGGGGCGTCCCGGAGTCCTCCCCTGTCCTCTCCCACGAAAATCACGGTCAGACCTTCTACCAATTCCCGCTGCTGGTGCCCCGCCTTTCCGGCCAGACAGACCGGCTGCCGGTTCTGCTGCCCATGTCTCTGAGGGACCAGGTGCAGGCGGACGCCCCCCTTCGCCTGAGCGGGCAGCTGCGCTCCTTCAACAACAAAAGCGGACAGGGAAACCGCCTGGTGATCACCGTCTTCGCCCAGTCCATCTCCCCCGGCGACGAGGAGACCCGCAACGAGATCCAGTTGACCGGCGTCATCTGCAAAGCCCCGGTCCTGCGCCGCACGCCCTTGGGGCGGAACATCTGCGACATCATGCTGGCCGTGGGGCGCCACTACGGCCGGGCTGACTACCTGCCGGTCATCACCTGGGGTCAGCTGGCCCTGCGGGCCGGCGCCATGCAGGTGGGTGACCCCCTGGCCCTGGAGGGGCGGGTGCAGAGCAGGACCTACACAAAGCTCATCGACGGCGTTCCTCAGGAGCGAATCGCATACGAGGTCTCGGTCATGCACCTTCTTGACCCGGAAGAAGAGGAGCCGTTAGAGCCATAG
- a CDS encoding DUF2974 domain-containing protein, translated as MANLLDYIDWRGDLTFAMSPFNEVDNLILAELSFLDFEGIVPPVGGGAGIPLKKAAEVYFRLHPGREGDMGLIVPDCIPDLLKKAAGSARFSSMVLSCFTDLLDEEQGLQFAACTAEVGDGSLYVSFRGTDDTIVGWKEDFNMSFMDVVPAQREAVSYLRSVAAQHRRRKLRIGGHSKGGNLAVYSAVHCGAAIQRRILTVYNNDGPGFRTSMLQKAEHIRIADRITTIVPQSSVVGMIMEHEETFTLVKSAQKGILQHDGFSWEVMGHGFVHLTEDAPERWRNDLTLKGWISGMSDEQRRRFTEGLFDILSGSDAKTLTELTEDGFKTAAAMVKAMADMDKETRDVLLYAFRKLFLSKAQVIQEELIGKRRKKEKKEAKK; from the coding sequence GTGGCAAATCTGCTGGACTATATCGATTGGCGCGGAGACCTGACCTTTGCGATGTCACCGTTCAACGAGGTGGATAACCTGATCCTGGCGGAACTTTCCTTTCTGGATTTTGAGGGGATTGTGCCGCCTGTGGGCGGTGGAGCGGGCATTCCGCTGAAAAAAGCGGCGGAGGTCTATTTCAGGCTGCACCCAGGCCGGGAGGGGGACATGGGCCTGATCGTGCCCGACTGCATCCCGGATCTGCTGAAAAAGGCGGCGGGAAGCGCCCGGTTTTCCAGCATGGTGCTCAGCTGCTTTACCGACCTTTTGGACGAGGAGCAGGGGCTTCAGTTTGCCGCCTGCACGGCGGAGGTGGGAGACGGAAGTTTATATGTCTCCTTCCGGGGCACGGACGACACCATCGTGGGGTGGAAAGAGGATTTCAACATGAGCTTCATGGACGTGGTCCCCGCCCAGCGGGAGGCCGTATCGTACCTGCGCTCTGTGGCGGCCCAGCACCGGAGGCGGAAGCTGCGCATCGGCGGCCACTCCAAGGGCGGCAACCTGGCGGTTTACAGTGCTGTCCACTGCGGCGCGGCCATCCAGCGCAGAATCCTAACCGTATACAACAACGACGGCCCCGGCTTTCGCACCAGTATGCTGCAAAAGGCGGAACACATCCGGATCGCGGACCGGATCACCACCATTGTGCCCCAATCCTCCGTGGTGGGAATGATCATGGAGCACGAGGAGACCTTTACCCTGGTCAAGAGCGCCCAAAAGGGGATTCTGCAGCACGATGGCTTTTCCTGGGAGGTAATGGGACACGGCTTTGTCCACCTGACCGAGGACGCTCCGGAGCGCTGGCGCAACGACCTGACGCTGAAGGGCTGGATCTCCGGCATGAGCGACGAGCAGCGCCGCCGGTTTACGGAGGGCCTCTTTGACATCCTTTCCGGCTCCGATGCCAAGACGCTGACCGAGTTGACGGAGGACGGGTTCAAGACGGCGGCCGCCATGGTAAAGGCTATGGCGGATATGGATAAGGAGACCCGGGATGTGCTCCTCTACGCGTTCCGGAAGCTCTTTTTGAGCAAGGCCCAGGTGATCCAGGAGGAGCTGATCGGCAAGCGCCGGAAAAAAGAAAAGAAAGAGGCAAAGAAATGA